The following coding sequences lie in one Rutidosis leptorrhynchoides isolate AG116_Rl617_1_P2 chromosome 6, CSIRO_AGI_Rlap_v1, whole genome shotgun sequence genomic window:
- the LOC139853095 gene encoding uncharacterized protein isoform X2 yields MGNHNSSGPHHLRNRTNTVTPPSQSQIPVKMAAAAAAAAAAVPYANVDSTLRSLAGQAEGFGRFAIGGLHGEIYHVTTLSDDGPGSLRAGCRMKEPLWIVFEVSGTIELSSYLNVSSHKTIDGRGQRIKLTRKGIRLYECEQVIICNLELEGGRGHDVDGIQIKPNSKHIWIDRCSLKDFDDGLIDITCQSTNITVSRCHFSNHDKTMLIGADPSHHGDRCMCVTIHHCFFDGTIQRHPRVRFAKVHLYNNYTRNWGIYAVCASVESQIFSQCNIYEAGKMKVAFKYLTEKAGDKEEASTGCIISQGDFFIPGTQPGLLEHATSSSSFHPTQYYQTWTVEPATNELQQILQHCTGWQPIPRPPGSEIPVKMAAKVPYSNVDSTLRCLAGQAEGFGRFAIGGLQGALYHVTSLSDDGPGSLRAGCRMKEPLWIVFEVSGTIELSSYLNVSSYKTIDGRGQRIKLTRKGLRLKECEHVIICNLELEGGRGPDVDGIQIKPNSKNIWIDRCSLKDFDDGLIDITRQSTNITISRCHFSNHDKTMLIGADASHYGDRCMCVTIHHCFFDGTIQRHPRVRFAKVHLYNNYTRNWGIYAVCASVESQIFSQCNIYEAGQKKVAFKYLTEKATKKRQVQGALYLKVTYLRPVHNRVY; encoded by the exons atgggGAACCATAACTCCAGCGGCCCCCACCACCTGCGAAACCGTACAAATACTGTAACACCTCCATCACAATCACAAATCCCGGTTAAAATGGcagcggcagcagcagcagcagcagcagcagttcCGTACGCAAATGTGGATTCTACCTTGCGATCTCTCGCGGGTCAAGCTGAAGGCTTCGGTCGATTCGCAATTGGTGGACTCCACGGCGAGATATATCATGTTACCACGCTATCAG atGACGGGCCGGGATCACTTCGAGCTGGATGTCGAATGAAAGAACCTTTGTGGATTGTTTTTGAAGTTTCTGGCACTATTGAATTGTCATCTTATTTAAATGTATCATCTCACAAGACCATTGATGGGCGGGGACAAAGGATTAAGCTAACGCGCAAGGGAATTAGGCTGTATGAATGTGAGCAAGTGATTATATGCAACCTAGAGCTCGAAGGCGGTAGAGGGCATGATGTTGATGGCATTCAAATCAAGCCCAATTCAAAGCATATTTGGATTGATCGTTGTAGCCTCAAGGACTTTGATGATGGATTGATTGATATCACCTGCCAAAGCACAAATATCACAGTATCCCG TTGTCACTTTTCAAACCATGACAAAACGATGCTTATCGGAGCCGATCCTTCACACCATGGTGACAGATGTATGTGTGTCACCATTCATCATTGTTTCTTTGATGGAACTATACAACGTCATCCTCGTGTTAGGTTTGCCAAAGTACATCTTTATAACAATTATACCAGAAATTGGGGCATTTATGCTGTCTGTGCCAGTGTTGAATCACAG ATATTCTCCCAATGTAATATATATGAAGCAGGAAAGATGAAGGTAGCTTTTAAGTATCTTACAGAGAAG GCAGGTGACAAAGAAGAGGCAAGCACAGGGTGCATTATATCTCAGGGTGACTTCTTTATACCCGGTACACAACCGGGTTTATTGGAACACGCGACATCAAGTAGCTCGTTTCACCCAACCCAATACTACCAAACATGGACCGTTGAACCAGCAACAAACGAGCTCCAACAAATTCTCCAACATTGTACAGGATGGCAACCCATTCCTCGCCCACCTG GGTCTGAAATCCCAGTCAAAATGGCGGCAAAAGTTCCGTACTCAAATGTGGATTCTACCTTGCGATGTCTTGCCGGTCAAGCTGAAGGTTTCGGTCGATTCGCAATTGGTGGACTTCAAGGCGCGCTATATCATGTTACCTCGCTTTCAG ATGACGGGCCCGGATCACTTCGAGCTGGATGTCGAATGAAAGAGCCTTTGTGGATTGTATTTGAAGTTTCTGGCACTATTGAATTGTCATCTTATCTAAATGTATCATCTTACAAGACCATTGATGGCCGGGGACAAAGAATTAAGCTAACGCGCAAGGGACTTAGGCTAAAAGAATGTGAGCATGTGATTATATGCAACTTAGAGCTTGAAGGCGGTAGAGGACCTGATGTTGATGGCATTCAAATCAAGCCCAATTCAAAGAATATATGGATTGATCGTTGTAGCCTCAAGGATTTTGATGATGGATTAATTGATATTACCCGGCAAAGCACAAATATCACGATATCCCG TTGTCACTTTTCAAACCACGACAAGACGATGCTTATTGGTGCCGATGCTTCACACTATGGGGACAGATGTATGTGTGTCACTATTCATCATTGTTTCTTTGACGGAACTATACAACGACATCCTCGTGTTAGGTTTGCCAAAGTACATCTTTATAACAATTATACCAGAAATTGGGGTATATATGCGGTCTGTGCCAGTGTTGAATCACAG ATATTCTCGCAATGTAACATATACGAAGCAGGACAGAAGAAGGTAGCTTTTAAGTATCTTACAGAGAAG GCGACAAAGAAGAGGCAAGTACAGGGTGCATTATATCTGAAGGTGACTTATTTACGCCCGGTACACAACCGGGTTTATTAG
- the LOC139853095 gene encoding uncharacterized protein isoform X1, whose protein sequence is MGNHNSSGPHHLRNRTNTVTPPSQSQIPVKMAAAAAAAAAAVPYANVDSTLRSLAGQAEGFGRFAIGGLHGEIYHVTTLSDDGPGSLRAGCRMKEPLWIVFEVSGTIELSSYLNVSSHKTIDGRGQRIKLTRKGIRLYECEQVIICNLELEGGRGHDVDGIQIKPNSKHIWIDRCSLKDFDDGLIDITCQSTNITVSRCHFSNHDKTMLIGADPSHHGDRCMCVTIHHCFFDGTIQRHPRVRFAKVHLYNNYTRNWGIYAVCASVESQIFSQCNIYEAGKMKVAFKYLTEKAGDKEEASTGCIISQGDFFIPGTQPGLLEHATSSSSFHPTQYYQTWTVEPATNELQQILQHCTGWQPIPRPPGSEIPVKMAAKVPYSNVDSTLRCLAGQAEGFGRFAIGGLQGALYHVTSLSDDGPGSLRAGCRMKEPLWIVFEVSGTIELSSYLNVSSYKTIDGRGQRIKLTRKGLRLKECEHVIICNLELEGGRGPDVDGIQIKPNSKNIWIDRCSLKDFDDGLIDITRQSTNITISRCHFSNHDKTMLIGADASHYGDRCMCVTIHHCFFDGTIQRHPRVRFAKVHLYNNYTRNWGIYAVCASVESQIFSQCNIYEAGQKKVAFKYLTEKAGDKEEASTGCIISEGDLFTPGTQPGLLEQTTLSSSFHPTQHYQTWTLEPATKELQQILQHCTGWQPIPRPPGL, encoded by the exons atgggGAACCATAACTCCAGCGGCCCCCACCACCTGCGAAACCGTACAAATACTGTAACACCTCCATCACAATCACAAATCCCGGTTAAAATGGcagcggcagcagcagcagcagcagcagcagttcCGTACGCAAATGTGGATTCTACCTTGCGATCTCTCGCGGGTCAAGCTGAAGGCTTCGGTCGATTCGCAATTGGTGGACTCCACGGCGAGATATATCATGTTACCACGCTATCAG atGACGGGCCGGGATCACTTCGAGCTGGATGTCGAATGAAAGAACCTTTGTGGATTGTTTTTGAAGTTTCTGGCACTATTGAATTGTCATCTTATTTAAATGTATCATCTCACAAGACCATTGATGGGCGGGGACAAAGGATTAAGCTAACGCGCAAGGGAATTAGGCTGTATGAATGTGAGCAAGTGATTATATGCAACCTAGAGCTCGAAGGCGGTAGAGGGCATGATGTTGATGGCATTCAAATCAAGCCCAATTCAAAGCATATTTGGATTGATCGTTGTAGCCTCAAGGACTTTGATGATGGATTGATTGATATCACCTGCCAAAGCACAAATATCACAGTATCCCG TTGTCACTTTTCAAACCATGACAAAACGATGCTTATCGGAGCCGATCCTTCACACCATGGTGACAGATGTATGTGTGTCACCATTCATCATTGTTTCTTTGATGGAACTATACAACGTCATCCTCGTGTTAGGTTTGCCAAAGTACATCTTTATAACAATTATACCAGAAATTGGGGCATTTATGCTGTCTGTGCCAGTGTTGAATCACAG ATATTCTCCCAATGTAATATATATGAAGCAGGAAAGATGAAGGTAGCTTTTAAGTATCTTACAGAGAAG GCAGGTGACAAAGAAGAGGCAAGCACAGGGTGCATTATATCTCAGGGTGACTTCTTTATACCCGGTACACAACCGGGTTTATTGGAACACGCGACATCAAGTAGCTCGTTTCACCCAACCCAATACTACCAAACATGGACCGTTGAACCAGCAACAAACGAGCTCCAACAAATTCTCCAACATTGTACAGGATGGCAACCCATTCCTCGCCCACCTG GGTCTGAAATCCCAGTCAAAATGGCGGCAAAAGTTCCGTACTCAAATGTGGATTCTACCTTGCGATGTCTTGCCGGTCAAGCTGAAGGTTTCGGTCGATTCGCAATTGGTGGACTTCAAGGCGCGCTATATCATGTTACCTCGCTTTCAG ATGACGGGCCCGGATCACTTCGAGCTGGATGTCGAATGAAAGAGCCTTTGTGGATTGTATTTGAAGTTTCTGGCACTATTGAATTGTCATCTTATCTAAATGTATCATCTTACAAGACCATTGATGGCCGGGGACAAAGAATTAAGCTAACGCGCAAGGGACTTAGGCTAAAAGAATGTGAGCATGTGATTATATGCAACTTAGAGCTTGAAGGCGGTAGAGGACCTGATGTTGATGGCATTCAAATCAAGCCCAATTCAAAGAATATATGGATTGATCGTTGTAGCCTCAAGGATTTTGATGATGGATTAATTGATATTACCCGGCAAAGCACAAATATCACGATATCCCG TTGTCACTTTTCAAACCACGACAAGACGATGCTTATTGGTGCCGATGCTTCACACTATGGGGACAGATGTATGTGTGTCACTATTCATCATTGTTTCTTTGACGGAACTATACAACGACATCCTCGTGTTAGGTTTGCCAAAGTACATCTTTATAACAATTATACCAGAAATTGGGGTATATATGCGGTCTGTGCCAGTGTTGAATCACAG ATATTCTCGCAATGTAACATATACGAAGCAGGACAGAAGAAGGTAGCTTTTAAGTATCTTACAGAGAAG GCAGGCGACAAAGAAGAGGCAAGTACAGGGTGCATTATATCTGAAGGTGACTTATTTACGCCCGGTACACAACCGGGTTTATTAGAGCAAACCACATTAAGTAGCTCGTTTCACCCAACCCAACACTACCAAACATGGACACTTGAACCTGCAACAAAGGAGCTCCAACAAATTCTCCAACACTGTACAGGATGGCAACCCATTCCTCGCCCACCTGGTCTGTAA
- the LOC139853095 gene encoding uncharacterized protein isoform X3, with the protein MGNHNSSGPHHLRNRTNTVTPPSQSQIPVKMAAAAAAAAAAVPYANVDSTLRSLAGQAEGFGRFAIGGLHGEIYHVTTLSDDGPGSLRAGCRMKEPLWIVFEVSGTIELSSYLNVSSHKTIDGRGQRIKLTRKGIRLYECEQVIICNLELEGGRGHDVDGIQIKPNSKHIWIDRCSLKDFDDGLIDITCQSTNITVSRCHFSNHDKTMLIGADPSHHGDRCMCVTIHHCFFDGTIQRHPRVRFAKVHLYNNYTRNWGIYAVCASVESQIFSQCNIYEAGKMKVAFKYLTEKAGDKEEASTGCIISQGDFFIPGTQPGLLEHATSSSSFHPTQYYQTWTVEPATNELQQILQHCTGWQPIPRPPGSEIPVKMAAKVPYSNVDSTLRCLAGQAEGFGRFAIGGLQGALYHVTSLSDDGPGSLRAGCRMKEPLWIVFEVSGTIELSSYLNVSSYKTIDGRGQRIKLTRKGLRLKECEHVIICNLELEGGRGPDVDGIQIKPNSKNIWIDRCSLKDFDDGLIDITRQSTNITISRCHFSNHDKTMLIGADASHYGDRCMCVTIHHCFFDGTIQRHPRVRFAKVHLYNNYTRNWGIYAVCASVESQIFSQCNIYEAGQKKVAFKYLTEKIGERQKTQTFDTSHHIYTFVIYLSET; encoded by the exons atgggGAACCATAACTCCAGCGGCCCCCACCACCTGCGAAACCGTACAAATACTGTAACACCTCCATCACAATCACAAATCCCGGTTAAAATGGcagcggcagcagcagcagcagcagcagcagttcCGTACGCAAATGTGGATTCTACCTTGCGATCTCTCGCGGGTCAAGCTGAAGGCTTCGGTCGATTCGCAATTGGTGGACTCCACGGCGAGATATATCATGTTACCACGCTATCAG atGACGGGCCGGGATCACTTCGAGCTGGATGTCGAATGAAAGAACCTTTGTGGATTGTTTTTGAAGTTTCTGGCACTATTGAATTGTCATCTTATTTAAATGTATCATCTCACAAGACCATTGATGGGCGGGGACAAAGGATTAAGCTAACGCGCAAGGGAATTAGGCTGTATGAATGTGAGCAAGTGATTATATGCAACCTAGAGCTCGAAGGCGGTAGAGGGCATGATGTTGATGGCATTCAAATCAAGCCCAATTCAAAGCATATTTGGATTGATCGTTGTAGCCTCAAGGACTTTGATGATGGATTGATTGATATCACCTGCCAAAGCACAAATATCACAGTATCCCG TTGTCACTTTTCAAACCATGACAAAACGATGCTTATCGGAGCCGATCCTTCACACCATGGTGACAGATGTATGTGTGTCACCATTCATCATTGTTTCTTTGATGGAACTATACAACGTCATCCTCGTGTTAGGTTTGCCAAAGTACATCTTTATAACAATTATACCAGAAATTGGGGCATTTATGCTGTCTGTGCCAGTGTTGAATCACAG ATATTCTCCCAATGTAATATATATGAAGCAGGAAAGATGAAGGTAGCTTTTAAGTATCTTACAGAGAAG GCAGGTGACAAAGAAGAGGCAAGCACAGGGTGCATTATATCTCAGGGTGACTTCTTTATACCCGGTACACAACCGGGTTTATTGGAACACGCGACATCAAGTAGCTCGTTTCACCCAACCCAATACTACCAAACATGGACCGTTGAACCAGCAACAAACGAGCTCCAACAAATTCTCCAACATTGTACAGGATGGCAACCCATTCCTCGCCCACCTG GGTCTGAAATCCCAGTCAAAATGGCGGCAAAAGTTCCGTACTCAAATGTGGATTCTACCTTGCGATGTCTTGCCGGTCAAGCTGAAGGTTTCGGTCGATTCGCAATTGGTGGACTTCAAGGCGCGCTATATCATGTTACCTCGCTTTCAG ATGACGGGCCCGGATCACTTCGAGCTGGATGTCGAATGAAAGAGCCTTTGTGGATTGTATTTGAAGTTTCTGGCACTATTGAATTGTCATCTTATCTAAATGTATCATCTTACAAGACCATTGATGGCCGGGGACAAAGAATTAAGCTAACGCGCAAGGGACTTAGGCTAAAAGAATGTGAGCATGTGATTATATGCAACTTAGAGCTTGAAGGCGGTAGAGGACCTGATGTTGATGGCATTCAAATCAAGCCCAATTCAAAGAATATATGGATTGATCGTTGTAGCCTCAAGGATTTTGATGATGGATTAATTGATATTACCCGGCAAAGCACAAATATCACGATATCCCG TTGTCACTTTTCAAACCACGACAAGACGATGCTTATTGGTGCCGATGCTTCACACTATGGGGACAGATGTATGTGTGTCACTATTCATCATTGTTTCTTTGACGGAACTATACAACGACATCCTCGTGTTAGGTTTGCCAAAGTACATCTTTATAACAATTATACCAGAAATTGGGGTATATATGCGGTCTGTGCCAGTGTTGAATCACAG ATATTCTCGCAATGTAACATATACGAAGCAGGACAGAAGAAGGTAGCTTTTAAGTATCTTACAGAGAAG ATTGGAGAAAGGCAAAAGACACAAACCTTCGACACATCACATCATATATACACATTTGTGATTTATCTAAGTGAGACTTGA
- the LOC139853095 gene encoding uncharacterized protein isoform X4, with product MGNHNSSGPHHLRNRTNTVTPPSQSQIPVKMAAAAAAAAAAVPYANVDSTLRSLAGQAEGFGRFAIGGLHGEIYHVTTLSDDGPGSLRAGCRMKEPLWIVFEVSGTIELSSYLNVSSHKTIDGRGQRIKLTRKGIRLYECEQVIICNLELEGGRGHDVDGIQIKPNSKHIWIDRCSLKDFDDGLIDITCQSTNITVSRCHFSNHDKTMLIGADPSHHGDRCMCVTIHHCFFDGTIQRHPRVRFAKVHLYNNYTRNWGIYAVCASVESQIFSQCNIYEAGKMKVAFKYLTEKAGDKEEASTGCIISQGDFFIPGTQPGLLEHATSSSSFHPTQYYQTWTVEPATNELQQILQHCTGWQPIPRPPGSEIPVKMAAKVPYSNVDSTLRCLAGQAEGFGRFAIGGLQGALYHVTSLSDDGPGSLRAGCRMKEPLWIVFEVSGTIELSSYLNVSSYKTIDGRGQRIKLTRKGLRLKECEHVIICNLELEGGRGPDVDGIQIKPNSKNIWIDRCSLKDFDDGLIDITRQSTNITISRCHFSNHDKTMLIGADASHYGDRCMCVTIHHCFFDGTIQRHPRVRFAKVHLYNNYTRNWGIYAVCASVESQIFSQCNIYEAGQKKVAFKYLTEKGHFF from the exons atgggGAACCATAACTCCAGCGGCCCCCACCACCTGCGAAACCGTACAAATACTGTAACACCTCCATCACAATCACAAATCCCGGTTAAAATGGcagcggcagcagcagcagcagcagcagcagttcCGTACGCAAATGTGGATTCTACCTTGCGATCTCTCGCGGGTCAAGCTGAAGGCTTCGGTCGATTCGCAATTGGTGGACTCCACGGCGAGATATATCATGTTACCACGCTATCAG atGACGGGCCGGGATCACTTCGAGCTGGATGTCGAATGAAAGAACCTTTGTGGATTGTTTTTGAAGTTTCTGGCACTATTGAATTGTCATCTTATTTAAATGTATCATCTCACAAGACCATTGATGGGCGGGGACAAAGGATTAAGCTAACGCGCAAGGGAATTAGGCTGTATGAATGTGAGCAAGTGATTATATGCAACCTAGAGCTCGAAGGCGGTAGAGGGCATGATGTTGATGGCATTCAAATCAAGCCCAATTCAAAGCATATTTGGATTGATCGTTGTAGCCTCAAGGACTTTGATGATGGATTGATTGATATCACCTGCCAAAGCACAAATATCACAGTATCCCG TTGTCACTTTTCAAACCATGACAAAACGATGCTTATCGGAGCCGATCCTTCACACCATGGTGACAGATGTATGTGTGTCACCATTCATCATTGTTTCTTTGATGGAACTATACAACGTCATCCTCGTGTTAGGTTTGCCAAAGTACATCTTTATAACAATTATACCAGAAATTGGGGCATTTATGCTGTCTGTGCCAGTGTTGAATCACAG ATATTCTCCCAATGTAATATATATGAAGCAGGAAAGATGAAGGTAGCTTTTAAGTATCTTACAGAGAAG GCAGGTGACAAAGAAGAGGCAAGCACAGGGTGCATTATATCTCAGGGTGACTTCTTTATACCCGGTACACAACCGGGTTTATTGGAACACGCGACATCAAGTAGCTCGTTTCACCCAACCCAATACTACCAAACATGGACCGTTGAACCAGCAACAAACGAGCTCCAACAAATTCTCCAACATTGTACAGGATGGCAACCCATTCCTCGCCCACCTG GGTCTGAAATCCCAGTCAAAATGGCGGCAAAAGTTCCGTACTCAAATGTGGATTCTACCTTGCGATGTCTTGCCGGTCAAGCTGAAGGTTTCGGTCGATTCGCAATTGGTGGACTTCAAGGCGCGCTATATCATGTTACCTCGCTTTCAG ATGACGGGCCCGGATCACTTCGAGCTGGATGTCGAATGAAAGAGCCTTTGTGGATTGTATTTGAAGTTTCTGGCACTATTGAATTGTCATCTTATCTAAATGTATCATCTTACAAGACCATTGATGGCCGGGGACAAAGAATTAAGCTAACGCGCAAGGGACTTAGGCTAAAAGAATGTGAGCATGTGATTATATGCAACTTAGAGCTTGAAGGCGGTAGAGGACCTGATGTTGATGGCATTCAAATCAAGCCCAATTCAAAGAATATATGGATTGATCGTTGTAGCCTCAAGGATTTTGATGATGGATTAATTGATATTACCCGGCAAAGCACAAATATCACGATATCCCG TTGTCACTTTTCAAACCACGACAAGACGATGCTTATTGGTGCCGATGCTTCACACTATGGGGACAGATGTATGTGTGTCACTATTCATCATTGTTTCTTTGACGGAACTATACAACGACATCCTCGTGTTAGGTTTGCCAAAGTACATCTTTATAACAATTATACCAGAAATTGGGGTATATATGCGGTCTGTGCCAGTGTTGAATCACAG ATATTCTCGCAATGTAACATATACGAAGCAGGACAGAAGAAGGTAGCTTTTAAGTATCTTACAGAGAAG GGGCATTTTTTCTAA
- the LOC139853095 gene encoding probable pectate lyase 4 isoform X5, producing MKVAFKYLTEKAGDKEEASTGCIISQGDFFIPGTQPGLLEHATSSSSFHPTQYYQTWTVEPATNELQQILQHCTGWQPIPRPPGSEIPVKMAAKVPYSNVDSTLRCLAGQAEGFGRFAIGGLQGALYHVTSLSDDGPGSLRAGCRMKEPLWIVFEVSGTIELSSYLNVSSYKTIDGRGQRIKLTRKGLRLKECEHVIICNLELEGGRGPDVDGIQIKPNSKNIWIDRCSLKDFDDGLIDITRQSTNITISRCHFSNHDKTMLIGADASHYGDRCMCVTIHHCFFDGTIQRHPRVRFAKVHLYNNYTRNWGIYAVCASVESQIFSQCNIYEAGQKKVAFKYLTEKAGDKEEASTGCIISEGDLFTPGTQPGLLEQTTLSSSFHPTQHYQTWTLEPATKELQQILQHCTGWQPIPRPPGL from the exons ATGAAGGTAGCTTTTAAGTATCTTACAGAGAAG GCAGGTGACAAAGAAGAGGCAAGCACAGGGTGCATTATATCTCAGGGTGACTTCTTTATACCCGGTACACAACCGGGTTTATTGGAACACGCGACATCAAGTAGCTCGTTTCACCCAACCCAATACTACCAAACATGGACCGTTGAACCAGCAACAAACGAGCTCCAACAAATTCTCCAACATTGTACAGGATGGCAACCCATTCCTCGCCCACCTG GGTCTGAAATCCCAGTCAAAATGGCGGCAAAAGTTCCGTACTCAAATGTGGATTCTACCTTGCGATGTCTTGCCGGTCAAGCTGAAGGTTTCGGTCGATTCGCAATTGGTGGACTTCAAGGCGCGCTATATCATGTTACCTCGCTTTCAG ATGACGGGCCCGGATCACTTCGAGCTGGATGTCGAATGAAAGAGCCTTTGTGGATTGTATTTGAAGTTTCTGGCACTATTGAATTGTCATCTTATCTAAATGTATCATCTTACAAGACCATTGATGGCCGGGGACAAAGAATTAAGCTAACGCGCAAGGGACTTAGGCTAAAAGAATGTGAGCATGTGATTATATGCAACTTAGAGCTTGAAGGCGGTAGAGGACCTGATGTTGATGGCATTCAAATCAAGCCCAATTCAAAGAATATATGGATTGATCGTTGTAGCCTCAAGGATTTTGATGATGGATTAATTGATATTACCCGGCAAAGCACAAATATCACGATATCCCG TTGTCACTTTTCAAACCACGACAAGACGATGCTTATTGGTGCCGATGCTTCACACTATGGGGACAGATGTATGTGTGTCACTATTCATCATTGTTTCTTTGACGGAACTATACAACGACATCCTCGTGTTAGGTTTGCCAAAGTACATCTTTATAACAATTATACCAGAAATTGGGGTATATATGCGGTCTGTGCCAGTGTTGAATCACAG ATATTCTCGCAATGTAACATATACGAAGCAGGACAGAAGAAGGTAGCTTTTAAGTATCTTACAGAGAAG GCAGGCGACAAAGAAGAGGCAAGTACAGGGTGCATTATATCTGAAGGTGACTTATTTACGCCCGGTACACAACCGGGTTTATTAGAGCAAACCACATTAAGTAGCTCGTTTCACCCAACCCAACACTACCAAACATGGACACTTGAACCTGCAACAAAGGAGCTCCAACAAATTCTCCAACACTGTACAGGATGGCAACCCATTCCTCGCCCACCTGGTCTGTAA